From Eleftheria terrae, the proteins below share one genomic window:
- a CDS encoding aspartate carbamoyltransferase catalytic subunit — translation MLYKRNPQLNKNGELIHLLSIEGLPRPVIHHILDTAETFLSVNEREVKKVPLLRGKSVFNLFFENSTRTRTTFEIAAKRLSADVLNLDIARSSTAKGESLLDTIANLSAMHADMFVVRHGESGAPYLIAQHCAPHVHVVNAGDGRHAHPTQGLLDMYTIRHFKKDFTQLTVAIVGDIVHSRVARSDIHALTTLGVPEVRVVGPKTLVPGDLKEMGVRVCHDMKEGIRDADVIIMLRLQNERMSGALLPSAGEFFKNFGLTPEKLALAKPDAIVMHPGPINRGVEIDSAVADGKQSVILPQVTFGIAVRMAVMSIIAGNEA, via the coding sequence ATGCTCTACAAGCGCAACCCCCAGCTCAACAAGAACGGCGAGCTGATCCACCTGCTGTCCATCGAGGGGCTGCCCCGGCCGGTGATCCACCACATCCTGGACACTGCCGAGACCTTCCTGAGCGTCAACGAGCGCGAGGTCAAGAAGGTGCCGCTGCTGCGCGGCAAGAGCGTCTTCAATCTGTTCTTCGAAAACAGCACCCGCACCCGCACCACGTTCGAGATCGCGGCCAAGCGCCTGAGCGCCGACGTGCTCAACCTCGACATCGCGCGCTCGTCCACGGCCAAGGGCGAGAGCCTGCTCGACACCATCGCCAACCTGAGCGCGATGCATGCCGACATGTTCGTGGTGCGCCACGGCGAGTCGGGCGCGCCCTACCTGATCGCCCAGCACTGCGCGCCGCACGTGCATGTGGTGAATGCCGGCGACGGCCGGCACGCCCACCCGACGCAGGGCCTGCTGGACATGTACACGATCCGGCACTTCAAGAAGGACTTCACCCAGCTCACGGTGGCCATCGTCGGCGACATCGTGCATTCGCGCGTGGCGCGCTCGGACATCCATGCCCTCACCACGCTGGGCGTGCCCGAGGTGCGGGTGGTCGGCCCCAAGACCCTGGTGCCTGGCGACCTGAAGGAGATGGGCGTGCGTGTCTGCCACGACATGAAGGAAGGCATCCGCGACGCCGACGTCATCATCATGCTGCGCCTGCAGAACGAGCGCATGAGCGGGGCGCTGCTGCCGTCGGCCGGCGAGTTCTTCAAGAACTTCGGCCTCACGCCCGAGAAGCTGGCGCTCGCCAAGCCCGATGCCATCGTGATGCACCCGGGCCCGATCAACCGCGGCGTCGAGATCGACTCGGCGGTGGCCGATGGCAAGCAGAGCGTGATCCTGCCGCAGGTGACCTTCGGCATCGCGGTGCGCATGGCGGTGATGTCCATCATCGCGGGCAACGAGGCGTGA
- a CDS encoding dihydroorotase, protein MKLLIKNGRLIDPASGRDAPGDIAIAGGRIVAIGSVSPDFQADRQIDASGLVVAPGLVDLAARLREPGYEHEGMLESEMAAAVAGGVTSLVCPPDTDPALDEPGLVEMLKFRARNLNQARLYPLGALTRGLQGEVLTEMAELTEAGCVGFSQAEVALENTQVLLRALQYAATFGYTVWLRPQDPHLGKGVAASGAVATRLGLSGVPVTAETIALHTLFELVRVTGARVHLCRLSSAAGVELVRSAKAEGLPVTCDVSINHLHLTDLDIGYFNADMRLTPPLRQQRDRDAIRAGLADGTIDALVSDHTPVDDDAKTLPFGEAEPGATGLELLLSLALKWGQESQVDLRRTLAVLTCEPVRVIGEALGSLASSTGRLVEGGLADLCLFDAEARWQVTPAMLQSQGRHTPFTGYELPGRVRWTVVAGQVAFEARDRAA, encoded by the coding sequence ATGAAACTCCTGATCAAGAACGGCCGCCTCATCGACCCCGCCAGCGGCCGCGACGCCCCCGGCGACATCGCCATCGCCGGCGGCCGCATCGTCGCCATCGGCTCGGTGAGCCCCGACTTCCAGGCCGACCGCCAGATCGACGCCTCCGGGCTGGTGGTGGCGCCTGGCCTGGTGGACCTGGCCGCACGGCTGCGCGAGCCGGGCTACGAGCATGAAGGCATGCTCGAGAGCGAGATGGCCGCCGCCGTCGCCGGTGGTGTCACCAGCCTCGTCTGCCCACCCGACACCGATCCGGCGCTGGACGAGCCCGGACTGGTCGAGATGCTGAAGTTCCGCGCCCGCAACCTTAACCAGGCGCGCCTCTACCCGCTGGGGGCGTTGACGCGCGGCCTGCAGGGCGAGGTGCTGACCGAGATGGCCGAGCTGACCGAGGCCGGCTGCGTCGGCTTCTCGCAGGCCGAGGTGGCGCTGGAGAACACCCAGGTGCTGCTGCGTGCACTGCAGTACGCGGCCACCTTCGGCTACACGGTGTGGCTGCGCCCGCAGGACCCGCACCTGGGCAAGGGTGTCGCCGCCAGTGGCGCCGTGGCGACCCGGCTGGGCCTGTCCGGCGTGCCGGTGACGGCCGAGACCATCGCACTGCACACCCTCTTCGAGCTGGTGCGCGTCACCGGTGCCCGCGTGCACCTGTGCCGCCTGAGCAGTGCCGCCGGGGTCGAACTGGTGCGCTCGGCGAAGGCCGAGGGACTGCCCGTGACCTGCGACGTCAGCATCAACCACCTGCACCTGACCGACCTGGACATCGGCTACTTCAACGCCGACATGCGCCTCACGCCGCCGCTGCGCCAGCAGCGCGACCGGGACGCCATCCGCGCCGGACTGGCCGACGGCACCATCGACGCGCTGGTCAGCGACCACACCCCGGTCGATGACGATGCAAAGACCCTGCCCTTCGGCGAAGCCGAGCCGGGCGCCACCGGGCTGGAACTGCTGCTGAGCCTCGCGCTCAAGTGGGGCCAGGAGTCGCAGGTCGACCTGCGCCGCACGCTGGCCGTGCTCACCTGCGAGCCGGTGCGCGTGATCGGCGAGGCGCTCGGCTCGCTCGCCTCCAGCACCGGGCGCCTGGTGGAGGGCGGCCTGGCCGACCTCTGCCTGTTCGACGCCGAGGCTCGCTGGCAGGTGACGCCTGCCATGCTGCAGAGCCAGGGCCGCCACACGCCCTTCACCGGCTACGAGTTGCCCGGCCGGGTGCGCTGGACGGTGGTGGCTGGCCAGGTCGCCTTCGAAGCGCGCGACCGCGCTGCCTGA
- a CDS encoding lysophospholipid acyltransferase family protein: protein MSRFVRGAWRFARVLLQVLRGLALVLLRFERLDAHQRREQVLRWSQQLLAAAGVRLVVDGQARPGAKLFVANHVSWLDIVAINAVAPARFVSKAEVRRWPLLNRLVDAGGTLYIERERRRDALRVVHQVAEALQAGQTVAVFPEGTTSDGHGLLPFHANLLQAAIASETPVQPIALRYSDARHAVSPAAAYIGQINLVSSLWRVLTADDLQVRVSLLTAEGSRHLDRRALSDRVREQIRERLEAGDGA, encoded by the coding sequence ATGTCGCGTTTCGTTCGCGGGGCCTGGCGCTTCGCCCGGGTGCTGCTGCAGGTGCTGCGCGGCCTGGCCCTCGTGCTGCTGCGCTTCGAGCGCCTCGATGCCCATCAGCGCCGCGAGCAGGTCCTGCGCTGGTCGCAGCAGCTGCTGGCGGCCGCCGGCGTGCGGCTGGTGGTGGACGGCCAGGCACGCCCCGGCGCCAAGCTGTTCGTGGCCAACCATGTGTCCTGGCTCGACATCGTGGCCATCAATGCGGTGGCGCCGGCGCGGTTCGTCTCGAAGGCCGAGGTGCGGCGCTGGCCGCTGCTGAACCGGCTGGTCGATGCCGGCGGCACCCTCTACATCGAGCGCGAACGCCGGCGCGATGCGCTGCGTGTGGTGCACCAGGTGGCCGAAGCGCTGCAGGCCGGCCAGACGGTGGCGGTCTTCCCCGAAGGCACCACCTCCGACGGCCACGGCCTGTTGCCTTTCCATGCCAACCTGCTGCAGGCGGCCATCGCCAGCGAGACGCCGGTGCAGCCGATCGCGCTGCGCTACAGCGACGCGCGGCACGCTGTCAGCCCGGCCGCCGCCTACATCGGGCAGATCAACCTGGTCAGCTCGTTGTGGCGGGTGCTCACCGCCGACGACCTGCAGGTGCGGGTGAGCCTGCTGACGGCCGAAGGCAGCCGCCACCTGGACCGCCGCGCACTCTCCGATCGGGTGCGCGAGCAGATCCGCGAACGGCTGGAGGCCGGCGACGGCGCGTGA
- the gpmA gene encoding 2,3-diphosphoglycerate-dependent phosphoglycerate mutase, protein MYKLVLIRHGESTWNLENRFTGWTDVELTPTGVEQAKEAGRLLKAEGYEFDLAYTSVLKRAVWTLWHALDQMDRTWLPVVHSWRLNERHYGALQGLNKAETAKQYGDEQVLVWRRSYDTPPPALDAKDPRSERSDIRYARLKPEDIPLTECLKDTVARVLPFWNESMAPAIKAGKRVLVAAHGNSIRALVKYLDNISDDEIVGLNIPNGIPLVYELDADLKPIKHYYLGDAEAAARAAAAVAKQGKA, encoded by the coding sequence ATGTACAAGCTCGTACTCATCCGCCACGGTGAGTCCACCTGGAACCTGGAAAACCGCTTCACCGGCTGGACCGACGTGGAGCTCACCCCGACCGGCGTCGAGCAGGCCAAGGAAGCGGGCCGGCTGCTGAAGGCCGAAGGCTACGAGTTCGACCTGGCCTACACCTCGGTGCTCAAGCGCGCGGTGTGGACCCTGTGGCATGCGCTGGACCAGATGGACCGCACCTGGCTGCCGGTGGTGCATTCCTGGCGCCTCAACGAGCGCCACTACGGCGCCCTGCAGGGCCTGAACAAGGCCGAGACCGCCAAGCAGTACGGCGACGAGCAGGTGCTGGTCTGGCGCCGCAGCTACGACACGCCGCCGCCCGCCCTGGACGCCAAGGACCCGCGCAGCGAGCGCAGCGACATCCGCTACGCCCGCCTGAAGCCCGAGGACATCCCGCTGACCGAGTGCCTGAAGGACACGGTGGCCCGCGTGCTGCCGTTCTGGAACGAATCGATGGCGCCCGCCATCAAGGCCGGCAAGCGCGTGCTGGTGGCGGCGCACGGCAACAGCATCCGCGCGCTGGTGAAGTACCTGGACAACATCTCGGACGACGAGATCGTCGGCCTCAACATCCCCAACGGCATCCCGCTGGTCTACGAGCTGGACGCCGACCTCAAGCCCATCAAGCACTACTACCTGGGCGACGCCGAGGCCGCTGCCCGCGCCGCAGCCGCGGTGGCCAAGCAGGGCAAGGCCTGA
- a CDS encoding rhodanese-like domain-containing protein — translation MKFLIDNWYLVLAAFVSGGLLVWPALTRGSRAGGVTPAQAVMMINREKAVVVDVSEPREYAAGHVAGSRNVPLANLESAGKELPSNKALPLILVCATGARASRAVATLKKLGYQNVQPLGGGLAAWREANLPIEKSAA, via the coding sequence GTGAAATTCCTGATCGACAACTGGTACCTCGTCCTTGCCGCCTTCGTGTCCGGGGGGCTGCTGGTGTGGCCTGCGCTGACCCGTGGCTCGCGTGCCGGCGGCGTCACCCCCGCCCAGGCGGTGATGATGATCAACCGCGAGAAGGCGGTGGTGGTGGACGTCAGCGAGCCCAGGGAATATGCCGCCGGCCACGTCGCCGGCTCGCGCAACGTGCCGCTGGCCAACCTCGAATCAGCCGGCAAGGAGCTGCCGTCCAACAAGGCCCTGCCGCTCATCCTGGTTTGCGCCACCGGTGCACGCGCTTCGCGCGCCGTCGCTACCCTGAAGAAGCTGGGCTACCAGAACGTGCAGCCGCTCGGCGGCGGCTTGGCAGCCTGGCGGGAAGCGAACCTGCCGATCGAGAAGTCGGCGGCCTGA
- the grxC gene encoding glutaredoxin 3, whose amino-acid sequence MQAVKMYTTLVCPYCQRAKMLLKQRGVGDIEEVRVDLNPGERDHMIQLTGRRTVPQIFIGDTHVGGCDDLIALDQRGGLMPLLNGDPA is encoded by the coding sequence ATGCAAGCAGTGAAGATGTACACCACCCTGGTGTGCCCGTATTGCCAGCGCGCCAAGATGCTGTTGAAGCAGCGCGGCGTCGGCGACATCGAGGAAGTGCGCGTCGACCTCAACCCGGGCGAGCGCGACCACATGATCCAGCTCACCGGCCGCCGCACCGTGCCGCAGATCTTCATCGGCGACACCCATGTCGGCGGCTGCGACGACCTGATCGCGCTGGACCAGCGCGGCGGGCTGATGCCGCTGCTCAACGGCGACCCGGCCTGA
- the secB gene encoding protein-export chaperone SecB, giving the protein MADQESNPVFQIQRIYTKDLSLEQPNSPQILLEQEQPQVDINLGLEAQPVADGIYEVAVVATVHTKLKDKTLFLVEAKQAGIFEIRHIPEEQLSPIIGIACPQIVYPYLRAVVADLISRAGFPPVHLAEVNFQAMFEAQQQQQAQAQAAAANGGGAPTIAKA; this is encoded by the coding sequence ATGGCCGATCAAGAATCCAACCCCGTGTTCCAGATCCAGCGCATCTACACCAAGGACCTGTCGCTCGAGCAGCCGAACTCGCCGCAGATCCTGCTGGAGCAGGAGCAGCCGCAGGTCGACATCAACCTGGGCCTGGAAGCCCAGCCGGTGGCCGACGGCATCTATGAAGTCGCGGTGGTGGCCACCGTGCACACGAAGCTGAAGGACAAGACGCTGTTCCTGGTCGAGGCCAAGCAGGCCGGCATCTTCGAGATCCGCCACATCCCCGAAGAACAGCTGAGCCCGATCATCGGCATCGCCTGCCCGCAGATCGTCTACCCCTACCTGCGCGCCGTGGTGGCCGACCTGATCAGCCGTGCCGGCTTCCCGCCGGTGCACCTGGCCGAAGTGAACTTCCAGGCCATGTTCGAGGCCCAGCAGCAGCAACAGGCGCAAGCCCAGGCGGCCGCAGCCAACGGTGGCGGCGCGCCCACCATCGCCAAGGCCTGA
- a CDS encoding NAD(P)H-dependent glycerol-3-phosphate dehydrogenase: protein MNLTVLGAGAWGTALAISAAPRHPTLLWARDAAQAWQMQAERRNSRYLPEVELPEALQVEADLQAALRHAEGGLLVVATPMAALRSTLAVLPAEAHVWWLCKGFEAGTGQLGHEVAREVRPRAHAGVLSGPSFALEVARGQPTALVAASADEGLRERAVEVFHSDALRIYTSADPVGVEVGGAVKNVLAIATGIADGMNAGLNARAALITRGLAEITRLGLALDARAETFMGLSGLGDLVLTATGELSRNRQVGLRLARGQALPQILQELGHVAEGVYSASTVLRRARACGVEMPITEAVVQVIDGSLTPPQALEQLMGRGARPEW, encoded by the coding sequence ATGAACCTCACTGTTCTGGGGGCCGGTGCCTGGGGCACGGCGCTGGCCATCAGCGCGGCGCCCCGCCACCCGACCCTGCTGTGGGCCCGCGATGCGGCCCAGGCGTGGCAGATGCAGGCCGAGCGCCGCAACAGCCGCTACCTCCCTGAAGTTGAGTTGCCCGAGGCACTGCAGGTCGAAGCCGACCTGCAGGCCGCGCTTCGCCATGCCGAAGGGGGCCTGCTGGTGGTCGCCACGCCGATGGCCGCCTTGCGCAGCACGCTGGCGGTGCTGCCAGCCGAGGCGCATGTGTGGTGGCTGTGCAAGGGCTTCGAGGCTGGCACCGGCCAGCTCGGCCATGAAGTGGCCCGGGAGGTGCGGCCGCGGGCCCACGCCGGTGTGCTGTCGGGCCCCAGCTTCGCGCTGGAAGTGGCACGCGGGCAGCCGACCGCGCTGGTGGCCGCCAGCGCCGACGAAGGCCTGCGCGAGCGCGCGGTGGAGGTCTTCCACAGCGACGCGCTGCGCATCTACACCAGTGCCGACCCGGTCGGCGTGGAGGTGGGGGGCGCGGTGAAGAACGTGCTCGCGATCGCCACTGGCATTGCCGACGGCATGAACGCCGGGCTCAACGCCCGCGCCGCGCTGATCACCCGCGGGCTGGCCGAGATCACCCGGCTGGGGCTGGCGCTGGACGCGCGTGCCGAGACCTTCATGGGCCTGAGCGGCCTGGGCGACCTGGTGTTGACCGCCACCGGCGAGCTCTCGCGCAACCGGCAGGTGGGGCTGCGGCTGGCCCGCGGCCAGGCGCTGCCGCAGATCCTGCAGGAGCTGGGGCATGTGGCCGAGGGCGTCTACAGCGCCTCGACCGTGCTGCGGCGGGCCCGGGCCTGTGGTGTCGAGATGCCCATCACCGAGGCGGTGGTGCAGGTGATCGACGGCAGCCTGACACCGCCGCAGGCCCTCGAACAACTCATGGGCCGGGGCGCACGCCCGGAGTGGTGA
- a CDS encoding Bug family tripartite tricarboxylate transporter substrate binding protein: protein MTLPAQAEPAWPARALRLVVPFPAGSSPDLVARVIAEPLAAALGQPVVVENRAGAGGNIGTGLVAKAAPDGHTLLFTIQGPLVTAPLLNRQLPYDPVRELAPVSLVATSPNVLVVSPQLGAASLADFVRIARARRGALNYGSVGNGSASHLAMESFKARAGLALAHVPFQGFPQIVNAMLAGEVQAAFMVPGIAMGQVRAGKLTALGVTTLGRSSALPELPTFVELGYPGFEAVSWQAVLAPAGTPGPIVQRLSAELVRIIKSPEVRSRMLAQYFSAAGTAPEALAQLMKTERERWARVIQAAGVKPE from the coding sequence ATGACCCTGCCGGCGCAGGCCGAGCCTGCCTGGCCGGCCCGGGCATTGCGCCTGGTGGTGCCGTTCCCGGCCGGCAGTTCGCCCGACCTCGTCGCCCGCGTCATCGCCGAGCCGCTGGCCGCAGCGCTTGGCCAGCCGGTGGTGGTGGAGAACCGCGCCGGTGCCGGCGGCAACATCGGTACCGGCCTGGTGGCCAAGGCGGCGCCGGACGGTCACACGCTGCTCTTCACGATCCAGGGCCCGCTCGTCACGGCCCCGCTGCTGAACCGCCAGCTGCCCTACGACCCGGTGCGCGAGCTGGCGCCGGTGAGCCTGGTGGCCACCAGCCCCAATGTGCTGGTGGTCTCGCCCCAGCTGGGTGCGGCGAGCCTGGCTGATTTCGTGCGCATTGCCCGTGCCCGGCGCGGTGCGCTCAACTACGGTTCGGTGGGCAACGGCAGCGCGTCGCACCTGGCGATGGAGTCGTTCAAGGCGCGTGCCGGGCTGGCGCTCGCGCATGTGCCGTTCCAGGGCTTTCCGCAGATCGTCAACGCGATGCTGGCCGGGGAGGTGCAGGCCGCCTTCATGGTGCCCGGCATCGCGATGGGGCAGGTGCGTGCCGGCAAGCTCACCGCATTGGGCGTGACGACGCTCGGCCGCAGCAGCGCGCTGCCGGAGCTGCCCACCTTCGTCGAGCTGGGCTATCCCGGCTTCGAGGCAGTGTCCTGGCAGGCCGTGCTGGCGCCGGCCGGCACGCCGGGGCCCATCGTCCAGCGGCTGAGCGCCGAGCTGGTGCGCATCATCAAGAGCCCCGAGGTGCGCAGCAGGATGCTGGCGCAGTACTTCAGCGCCGCTGGCACCGCGCCCGAGGCACTGGCCCAGTTGATGAAAACCGAGCGGGAGCGTTGGGCGCGGGTGATCCAGGCGGCCGGCGTCAAGCCGGAGTGA
- the trmL gene encoding tRNA (uridine(34)/cytosine(34)/5-carboxymethylaminomethyluridine(34)-2'-O)-methyltransferase TrmL — MFRIVLVEPEIPPNTGNVIRLAANTGCELHLVEPLGFSMEDRLMRRAGLDYHEYADVKRHADWAAFLQAEAPDPQRCFAFTTRGSRPFAEVRWQPGDWLVFGAETRGLAPALRDSFPEAQRVRLPMRPGQRSLNLSNTVAVAVFEAWRQNGYLGGA; from the coding sequence ATGTTTCGCATCGTCCTTGTCGAACCCGAAATCCCGCCCAACACCGGCAACGTGATCCGGCTCGCCGCCAACACCGGCTGCGAGCTGCATTTGGTCGAGCCGCTCGGCTTCTCGATGGAAGACCGCCTGATGCGCCGCGCCGGCCTCGATTACCACGAATATGCCGACGTGAAGCGTCATGCCGACTGGGCCGCCTTCCTGCAGGCCGAGGCGCCCGACCCGCAGCGCTGCTTCGCCTTCACCACCCGCGGCAGCCGGCCCTTCGCGGAGGTGCGCTGGCAGCCGGGCGACTGGCTGGTCTTCGGTGCCGAAACGCGCGGCCTGGCACCGGCCCTGCGCGACAGCTTTCCCGAGGCGCAGCGCGTGCGGCTGCCGATGCGGCCGGGGCAGCGCAGCCTGAACCTGTCGAACACGGTGGCGGTGGCGGTCTTCGAGGCGTGGCGACAGAACGGCTACCTCGGGGGTGCGTGA
- a CDS encoding ComF family protein, whose product MQRVCRDCLLQHATRRPRCKRCALALPAGATTGICGTCLQRPPAFDHAVAALDHAYPWHRLVARLKFESALDLVAPLGACLLDALAAGADHARPTPQLLLPVPLSRRRLAERGYNQAWELARWLSPRLGVRACATLLQRQHDTLPQLGLPPARRAANVRGAFRVASHEAALLAGRHVAVVDDVMTTGATGAELARALKAAGAASVQLWVLTRTPVH is encoded by the coding sequence ATGCAAAGGGTCTGCCGCGACTGCCTGCTGCAGCATGCAACGCGACGGCCCCGGTGCAAGCGCTGCGCACTGGCCTTGCCGGCCGGCGCCACGACCGGCATCTGCGGCACTTGCCTGCAGCGGCCACCGGCCTTCGACCATGCGGTGGCGGCGCTCGATCATGCCTATCCATGGCACCGCCTGGTGGCGCGCCTGAAGTTCGAATCCGCACTCGACCTGGTTGCGCCGCTGGGCGCCTGCTTGCTCGATGCGCTGGCCGCAGGCGCCGACCACGCGCGGCCGACGCCGCAGCTGCTGTTGCCAGTGCCCTTGTCCCGCCGGCGGCTGGCAGAGCGTGGCTACAACCAGGCCTGGGAGCTGGCACGCTGGCTGTCACCCCGGCTTGGCGTGCGTGCCTGCGCCACCCTGTTGCAGCGCCAGCATGACACGCTGCCCCAGCTCGGCTTGCCGCCGGCGCGCCGTGCGGCGAACGTGCGTGGTGCCTTTCGGGTGGCCAGCCATGAAGCTGCCCTGCTTGCCGGCCGCCATGTCGCCGTGGTGGACGACGTGATGACCACCGGGGCCACCGGCGCCGAGCTGGCACGCGCGCTGAAGGCCGCCGGCGCCGCCAGCGTGCAGCTGTGGGTGCTGACACGCACGCCGGTGCACTGA
- a CDS encoding biotin synthase has product MGLNILRPMPATPSAPLLLDAAALQAWRRRAATTAPWLHTEVARRMAARLEIVKRQPRQVLDWWSTAGGGQALLREQYPGARVQAVEPAEQAAAEAARVARRPWWSPARWAAAPGGLSEAEVGEQVTELLWANMALHWAPDPPALLARWQRALAVDGFVMFSCLGPDTLRELTALYARQGWGPATIPFVDMHDIGDMMVHAGFADPVMDMERLTLTWDTPEALLAELRSLGCNAHPQRFAGLRTPRWKQRLTQELAQGGGRISMSFEIVYGHAFKAAPRAPVSEETRVSLADMRSMVRTPKSSR; this is encoded by the coding sequence ATGGGGCTCAATATACTGCGCCCCATGCCCGCCACGCCGTCCGCTCCCTTGCTTCTCGATGCCGCGGCACTGCAGGCCTGGCGCCGCCGTGCCGCCACCACCGCTCCCTGGCTGCACACCGAGGTGGCCCGCCGCATGGCGGCCCGGCTCGAGATCGTGAAGCGCCAGCCTCGCCAGGTGCTGGACTGGTGGAGCACCGCCGGCGGTGGCCAGGCGCTGCTGCGCGAGCAGTATCCCGGTGCCCGGGTGCAGGCGGTGGAGCCTGCCGAGCAGGCCGCGGCCGAGGCGGCACGTGTGGCTCGCCGCCCATGGTGGTCGCCAGCGCGCTGGGCGGCCGCCCCGGGCGGCTTGAGCGAGGCCGAGGTGGGCGAACAGGTGACCGAGCTGCTATGGGCCAACATGGCGCTGCACTGGGCGCCCGATCCACCGGCCTTGCTGGCGCGCTGGCAGCGTGCGCTCGCGGTGGACGGTTTCGTGATGTTCTCCTGCCTGGGTCCCGACACGCTGCGCGAGTTGACTGCGCTCTACGCTCGCCAGGGCTGGGGCCCGGCCACCATCCCCTTCGTCGACATGCACGACATCGGCGACATGATGGTGCACGCCGGTTTTGCCGACCCGGTGATGGACATGGAGCGGCTGACACTCACCTGGGACACGCCCGAGGCCCTGCTGGCCGAGCTGCGCAGCCTGGGGTGCAATGCGCATCCGCAGCGCTTCGCAGGGCTGCGCACGCCGCGCTGGAAGCAGCGGCTGACACAGGAACTGGCGCAAGGAGGAGGCAGGATTTCGATGAGTTTCGAGATCGTCTACGGCCATGCCTTCAAGGCGGCTCCGCGAGCCCCGGTGAGCGAGGAGACCCGCGTGTCGCTGGCCGACATGCGCTCCATGGTCCGCACGCCGAAGTCATCGCGCTGA
- a CDS encoding DUF2244 domain-containing protein: MATAASPVPLPGPARLGSVVRQDDAWEVEWVLKRNCSMSPRQLLAVFGSLCAVSLGIASFFWAQGAGWVMPFAWAEVIALGVALRVYARHAGDRERIALKAGCLRIEREDGRRTECFEFIPAWVRIEPRQHTGDLIAVWGRGQRIEIGRHLRPDQRSRLAEELRSALRGEPALQWQGATAGTSLIESLKLK, encoded by the coding sequence ATGGCGACCGCGGCTTCACCCGTGCCCTTGCCAGGCCCCGCACGGCTCGGGAGTGTCGTCCGTCAGGACGATGCCTGGGAAGTGGAATGGGTCCTGAAACGCAACTGCTCCATGTCGCCGCGACAGCTGCTGGCGGTGTTCGGTTCGCTGTGCGCGGTGTCCCTCGGCATCGCTTCCTTCTTTTGGGCGCAAGGCGCCGGGTGGGTGATGCCTTTTGCCTGGGCCGAGGTGATTGCGCTGGGGGTCGCGTTGCGTGTGTATGCACGCCATGCCGGCGACCGCGAGCGGATCGCGCTGAAGGCCGGGTGCCTGCGCATCGAGCGTGAGGACGGCCGCCGCACCGAGTGCTTCGAGTTCATCCCCGCCTGGGTGCGGATCGAGCCACGGCAGCACACGGGCGACCTGATCGCGGTATGGGGCCGCGGCCAGCGCATCGAGATCGGTCGACACCTGCGGCCGGACCAGCGCAGCCGCCTGGCCGAAGAATTGCGCAGCGCGTTGCGCGGCGAGCCGGCCCTGCAGTGGCAGGGCGCGACCGCCGGGACGTCGTTGATAGAGAGTTTGAAACTGAAGTGA